The following proteins are co-located in the Sporosarcina pasteurii genome:
- a CDS encoding dual specificity protein phosphatase family protein — protein MTNNKYEELVPGRIFIGGIEAIDDLLQDEKVDVIYDLRAEVKGPLASGISVHTPIVDEAENQDESIKAAVKSVMDAYESGQNVYFHCNTGRGRAGTVAAATLLELNLAQSVEEAEQKATDIRSQIKIRPQFKDALKRIYE, from the coding sequence TTGACTAACAATAAGTACGAGGAACTTGTACCTGGAAGAATTTTCATAGGCGGCATTGAAGCTATCGATGATCTTTTACAAGATGAAAAAGTAGACGTAATATACGATTTACGCGCAGAAGTAAAAGGACCACTAGCAAGCGGCATAAGCGTTCATACACCAATTGTGGATGAAGCCGAGAATCAGGATGAATCTATTAAAGCAGCAGTTAAATCTGTGATGGATGCATACGAATCAGGACAAAATGTATACTTCCATTGCAATACGGGCCGCGGACGTGCAGGTACAGTTGCAGCAGCAACACTGCTTGAATTAAACCTCGCCCAATCCGTAGAAGAGGCCGAACAAAAAGCAACCGATATCCGTTCCCAAATTAAAATACGTCCACAATTTAAGGATGCTTTAAAACGTATTTATGAATAA
- a CDS encoding NAD-dependent deacylase: MLANLLKESTYTVIYSGAGMSTESGLPDFRSAKKGLWEQEDPARVASTEALNRDVEKFFQFYRQRVIGVKDCLPHAGYDILSKWEKNGTIQSVITQNVDGFHTESGSENVLELHGTLQKVHCQTCKKEYDSSMYEKEDFYCDCGGKLRPSVVLFGEALPEGPFMKAAEESEKADLFIVLGSSLTVTPANQFPLIAKDSGAKLVIVNLEPTHFDHHADLVINDKKIGQLLADVDRRL; encoded by the coding sequence TTGTTAGCAAATTTATTGAAGGAATCAACGTACACGGTTATTTATTCTGGTGCAGGGATGTCTACGGAAAGTGGTTTACCAGATTTTCGTTCAGCCAAAAAAGGGCTTTGGGAACAAGAAGATCCGGCTCGTGTTGCAAGTACAGAAGCTTTAAATCGAGACGTTGAGAAGTTCTTTCAATTTTACAGACAGCGGGTGATAGGCGTTAAAGATTGTCTACCGCATGCTGGCTATGACATTTTATCTAAATGGGAGAAAAATGGAACAATCCAATCAGTGATTACTCAAAATGTGGATGGCTTTCATACAGAGTCAGGATCAGAAAATGTACTGGAATTACATGGAACATTGCAAAAAGTACATTGTCAAACGTGTAAAAAAGAATATGATAGTTCAATGTATGAAAAGGAAGATTTTTACTGTGATTGCGGTGGCAAGCTAAGACCTTCCGTCGTTTTATTTGGTGAAGCATTGCCAGAAGGTCCTTTTATGAAAGCTGCCGAAGAAAGTGAAAAAGCTGATTTGTTTATCGTACTAGGGTCATCTTTAACTGTAACCCCTGCCAACCAATTTCCATTAATTGCAAAAGATTCAGGCGCGAAATTAGTGATTGTGAATCTAGAACCGACTCATTTTGATCATCATGCAGACCTTGTGATAAACGATAAAAAAATTGGTCAATTATTAGCTGATGTTGATCGTCGTCTGTAA
- a CDS encoding DUF3298 and DUF4163 domain-containing protein, producing MDFPVSIRIEKLPNTPPHVNVYYPLVHNLENQQAQHAINTAIVTLLNNLLVEQSYYAPNLVELIANFEIKNNQRGILSLNLIVYSFTGGAHGMTIVKSLTFDTKTGKQYTLKELFKSNSDYVKKLSTIIDKDIKKWQVDLLEPFKSIRPDQDFYIADTSLVVYFQLYEITPYYWGFPYFPIPILDVQDIIQPNAPLDTMMSFT from the coding sequence ATGGATTTTCCCGTTTCGATCCGCATCGAAAAATTGCCGAATACGCCCCCTCATGTTAATGTCTATTATCCACTTGTCCATAACTTAGAGAATCAACAGGCCCAACATGCAATTAATACAGCCATCGTCACTTTATTAAATAATTTGCTAGTAGAACAAAGTTATTATGCCCCAAATCTTGTGGAACTCATCGCAAATTTTGAAATCAAAAACAATCAAAGAGGGATTTTAAGCTTAAATTTAATCGTCTATTCTTTTACGGGCGGCGCGCATGGGATGACTATCGTAAAATCACTCACTTTTGATACGAAAACCGGTAAACAATACACACTAAAAGAACTGTTTAAATCAAATAGCGATTATGTAAAGAAATTATCCACGATCATAGACAAAGATATAAAAAAATGGCAGGTCGATTTATTAGAACCTTTTAAAAGCATCCGACCTGACCAAGATTTCTATATCGCAGATACTTCACTTGTTGTGTATTTTCAATTATATGAAATTACTCCTTATTATTGGGGATTCCCATACTTCCCAATCCCAATACTAGATGTACAAGATATTATCCAACCAAATGCACCATTAGATACAATGATGTCATTCACATAA
- a CDS encoding YkvA family protein — translation MKKDSWIKHKEDQATDEQFWDKLMKFGKRIGEKTVYYSLLLYYTAKSPSVPKSSKMIIVGALSYLIFPVDVIPDFIPVVGLADDSAVIAAAVYKVFSHIDDSIKNQAKEKLTTIFGETSDS, via the coding sequence ATGAAAAAGGATTCGTGGATTAAACATAAAGAAGATCAGGCAACAGATGAACAGTTTTGGGATAAATTAATGAAATTTGGAAAACGAATAGGGGAGAAAACAGTTTATTACAGCTTACTTTTATATTATACTGCGAAAAGTCCATCAGTACCTAAGTCTTCGAAAATGATTATTGTCGGCGCGCTTAGTTATTTAATATTTCCAGTAGACGTCATCCCCGACTTTATCCCCGTTGTAGGACTTGCTGATGATAGTGCCGTCATTGCGGCAGCTGTGTATAAGGTGTTTTCTCATATTGATGATTCTATAAAAAATCAAGCGAAAGAAAAATTAACTACGATTTTTGGAGAAACCTCGGATAGTTGA
- a CDS encoding S-adenosyl-l-methionine hydroxide adenosyltransferase family protein: MTKGLLVFQSDFGNSDGAVSAMHGVANSVKLGIPIFEVTHQIPQYNLWEASYRLLQAIGYWPEETVFVSIVDPGVGSDRRAVVAKTVNNHYIVTPDNGTLTHVNASIGITEIREIDESINRLPNSGESHTFHGRDIFAYTAARLAADVIQFEEVGPSFNTDEIISLPLKNATIENEIISGNIDIIDRPFGNLWTNISRELFRKIAKQHGDSFEVTIITDGRTIYNNIMTYGRSFADLHIGEPLVYVNSLDNIGIAINQGSFADAYRIGTGTNWEVFIRKAPRIIYE; encoded by the coding sequence ATGACAAAAGGATTACTAGTTTTTCAATCGGATTTCGGGAATAGTGATGGTGCAGTCAGTGCCATGCATGGTGTTGCAAACTCAGTGAAATTAGGGATTCCAATTTTTGAAGTTACACATCAAATTCCTCAATATAATCTATGGGAAGCTTCTTATCGTCTTCTTCAAGCAATCGGTTATTGGCCAGAAGAAACTGTTTTCGTTTCAATTGTAGATCCTGGGGTTGGATCGGATCGTCGTGCGGTCGTTGCAAAAACCGTTAACAATCATTATATCGTTACACCTGATAACGGAACGTTAACGCATGTCAACGCATCCATTGGCATTACAGAAATTCGAGAAATTGACGAATCTATTAACCGCCTTCCGAATTCTGGAGAATCACATACTTTCCATGGTCGTGATATTTTTGCTTATACAGCAGCACGCCTTGCAGCAGATGTGATTCAATTTGAAGAAGTAGGGCCATCATTCAATACGGATGAGATTATTTCATTGCCGCTTAAAAATGCTACGATCGAAAATGAAATTATTTCGGGGAACATCGATATTATAGATCGACCATTCGGGAACTTATGGACGAATATCAGTCGTGAACTATTCAGGAAAATCGCAAAACAACATGGAGATTCATTTGAAGTTACTATTATTACGGACGGGAGAACGATTTACAATAATATTATGACCTATGGCCGTTCGTTTGCAGATTTGCATATTGGGGAACCGCTTGTTTATGTAAATTCATTAGACAATATCGGAATCGCCATTAACCAAGGTTCTTTCGCAGATGCTTATCGAATTGGGACAGGAACAAATTGGGAAGTTTTCATTCGCAAAGCACCACGTATTATATACGAATGA
- a CDS encoding efflux RND transporter permease subunit, which translates to MKSIVNFVMRNKLAVWLLTIIITVAGLYSGTRMKLETIPDITIPVVSVTTIYPGATPDQVADEISDPLEKAVANVSGVSSVNSTSYQNASSLQIEFSFGTDMEKAESEVEEALKNIQLPENAMEPDVGRISINAFPVLAVSVSDSDASLEELTRKVEDSLVPSLESIEGVSSASISGQQIEEIRLTFDKEKMASLHLDEETVKMIIKGSDIKMPLGLFQFGDEEQSVIVDGKVTTVDDFKEILIPVMPAGVGNQGDMEGTVPPSGQKTGLPTVTLGEIAKIELVGKAESISRTNGKEAIAVQIIKAQQSNTVDVVNKVKDEIKQFEKEHKGVTIATTLDQGEPIEESVDTMLNKALFGALFAVLIIMLFLRNFRSTIISIVSIPMSLLIAVIFLNLMDITLNMMTLGAMTVAIGRVIDDSIVVVENIYRRMHLPNEKLTGRALVREATLQMFKPITSSTLVTVAVFLPIGLVGGMVGELFMPFALTIVFALLASLIVAVTIVPMLAHSLFKKELYTDSGVHKEHKGKMATAYEKMLNWTLNHKVITSIISIALLVGSLFLVPVIGVSFLPDDEQKMMYITYTPEPGETLETVNKNVQKAEKYLADLKDVETIQVSVGGENPMSPGASNGALMFVIFDNDTKNFTKVTEDTMEELQSLDTQGEFKPQDFGMGGASNALSYYVYGNHIDDIEPVIKEIESILNDEADLADVKTSLAKSYKEYKLVADQEKLTQFGLTTAQIGMELNPMKQREVLTKITNGNNTIDVVVATEEKEHQTIDDLLKETVQSPFGMEIPISEFVEVQEGTTSDTVSRRNGKIFASVSATITEKDIAKVSMNVQSKIDELSLPDGVEINTAGVTEDIAEAFTQLGLAILAAIAIVYLILVITFGGGLAPFAVLFSLPFTVIGALVGLLIAGETISVSSMIGVLMLIGIVVTNAIVLIDRVINMEQQGLSTREAILEAGTTRLRPILMTAIATIGALVPLAIGAEGSGLISKGLGITVIGGLTSSTLLTLIFVPLVYELFSRFRKKKKAYEND; encoded by the coding sequence AGGCACACGTATGAAACTGGAAACGATTCCTGATATTACGATCCCAGTCGTTAGCGTAACGACAATTTATCCAGGGGCTACCCCAGATCAAGTAGCTGATGAGATCTCGGATCCTTTAGAAAAGGCAGTCGCGAATGTAAGCGGTGTGTCTTCTGTTAATTCAACCTCTTATCAGAATGCTTCTTCCCTGCAAATCGAATTTAGCTTTGGGACAGATATGGAGAAAGCAGAAAGCGAAGTAGAAGAGGCATTAAAAAATATTCAGCTTCCTGAAAATGCGATGGAACCTGACGTTGGAAGGATTAGCATTAACGCCTTCCCTGTTTTAGCAGTAAGTGTTTCTGATAGTGATGCTAGTTTAGAAGAGTTAACGAGAAAAGTAGAAGACTCCTTAGTCCCTAGCCTAGAATCAATCGAAGGTGTTTCGAGTGCATCCATCTCAGGACAGCAAATCGAAGAAATCCGTCTAACATTTGATAAAGAAAAAATGGCTTCTCTTCATTTAGATGAAGAAACGGTTAAAATGATCATTAAAGGCTCCGATATCAAAATGCCATTAGGTTTATTCCAGTTCGGAGACGAGGAACAATCTGTGATTGTAGATGGAAAAGTAACGACAGTGGATGACTTTAAAGAAATTTTAATCCCTGTAATGCCAGCTGGAGTAGGCAACCAAGGTGATATGGAAGGAACAGTTCCACCCTCCGGACAGAAGACTGGATTGCCAACTGTTACATTAGGTGAAATCGCAAAAATTGAGCTTGTCGGAAAAGCTGAATCGATTTCCAGAACGAATGGTAAAGAAGCCATTGCCGTTCAAATTATCAAAGCACAACAATCGAATACTGTTGATGTTGTCAATAAAGTAAAAGACGAAATCAAGCAGTTCGAAAAAGAACATAAAGGTGTAACAATTGCCACAACGCTTGACCAAGGTGAACCAATTGAAGAATCCGTTGATACTATGCTCAATAAAGCATTATTTGGTGCACTTTTTGCGGTCCTAATTATCATGCTTTTCTTACGTAATTTCAGATCAACAATTATTTCAATCGTGTCCATTCCGATGTCACTCCTAATCGCGGTTATCTTCCTAAATTTAATGGATATTACCTTAAATATGATGACACTCGGTGCAATGACTGTAGCAATTGGCCGTGTCATAGATGACTCGATTGTCGTTGTAGAAAATATTTATCGAAGAATGCACTTACCGAATGAAAAATTAACAGGCAGAGCACTAGTCCGTGAAGCAACGCTACAAATGTTTAAACCCATTACTTCATCGACGCTTGTAACAGTGGCCGTTTTCCTTCCAATCGGTTTAGTTGGCGGGATGGTCGGAGAGTTATTTATGCCTTTTGCATTAACGATTGTCTTTGCGTTACTCGCTTCTTTGATTGTTGCAGTTACGATTGTCCCTATGCTCGCTCATTCTTTATTCAAGAAAGAGCTATATACAGATAGTGGCGTTCACAAAGAACATAAAGGTAAAATGGCAACTGCTTACGAGAAAATGTTGAACTGGACATTGAATCATAAAGTCATCACGTCCATTATTTCTATTGCATTGCTCGTCGGAAGTTTATTTTTAGTGCCCGTTATCGGCGTAAGTTTCCTCCCTGACGATGAACAAAAGATGATGTATATTACGTACACGCCTGAACCAGGGGAAACTTTAGAGACAGTCAACAAAAACGTCCAAAAAGCTGAAAAGTATTTAGCAGATTTAAAAGACGTTGAAACAATTCAAGTTTCTGTTGGCGGAGAAAATCCAATGTCACCCGGCGCATCAAACGGTGCATTGATGTTCGTTATATTTGATAATGACACGAAAAACTTTACGAAGGTCACCGAAGATACGATGGAAGAACTTCAATCTTTAGACACACAAGGCGAATTTAAACCACAAGACTTCGGTATGGGTGGTGCAAGTAATGCACTAAGCTATTACGTTTATGGCAATCACATTGATGATATTGAACCAGTTATTAAGGAGATTGAATCCATCTTAAATGACGAAGCTGATTTAGCAGACGTTAAAACAAGTTTGGCAAAATCCTATAAAGAATACAAACTCGTTGCCGATCAAGAAAAACTAACTCAATTTGGATTAACGACAGCCCAAATCGGGATGGAATTAAACCCAATGAAGCAACGTGAAGTATTAACGAAAATTACAAATGGGAACAATACCATAGATGTAGTTGTGGCCACGGAAGAAAAAGAACATCAAACAATTGATGATTTATTGAAAGAAACAGTCCAATCTCCTTTCGGAATGGAAATCCCAATTTCTGAATTTGTTGAAGTACAAGAAGGAACAACTTCAGATACGGTTTCTCGCCGAAACGGAAAGATATTCGCAAGCGTTTCAGCAACGATTACTGAAAAAGACATTGCTAAAGTTTCAATGAATGTGCAGAGCAAAATTGATGAATTATCACTACCTGATGGTGTAGAAATCAATACAGCCGGTGTGACGGAAGATATCGCGGAAGCATTTACACAGCTTGGCTTAGCCATTCTAGCGGCGATTGCCATTGTATATCTCATTTTAGTCATTACATTTGGTGGCGGACTTGCACCATTTGCCGTTCTCTTCTCCTTACCATTCACGGTTATTGGAGCACTCGTCGGATTATTAATTGCTGGTGAGACGATTAGTGTATCTTCCATGATTGGCGTATTGATGCTAATCGGAATCGTTGTTACAAACGCTATTGTTCTCATCGACCGCGTCATTAACATGGAACAACAAGGGTTGTCTACGCGTGAAGCGATTCTTGAGGCAGGAACAACCAGATTACGTCCTATCTTAATGACAGCCATCGCAACAATCGGTGCGCTCGTTCCACTTGCAATTGGTGCAGAAGGTAGCGGTCTAATTTCAAAAGGACTCGGAATTACTGTCATTGGCGGTCTCACAAGTTCAACACTTCTCACGTTGATTTTCGTACCACTTGTTTATGAACTGTTTAGCAGATTCCGTAAAAAGAAAAAAGCATATGAAAATGATTGA